One Populus nigra chromosome 16, ddPopNigr1.1, whole genome shotgun sequence genomic window, GTAACAGTAGAGGGAAGCATGATTGCATTGATGTTGGGAGAAGAAGCGTTGACATTAGTGTTAGGAGAAAAAGGGTTGACAATAGTGCCAGTTGCAGCAAAAACCGAAGGATCCATATTGTAGAAGATGAGTAGAAAAACAGAAGCTAACTCTAGAGCAGTAGAAAAGAGACAGCAGAAGAACGTAGATGCAGTAGCACAATGAGCAAGTAATAACACATTCATCGTGAGGCAGAAAATTAGCATTGCAGAGAAGCAATATTATTGCTGATGAAGGAGTGGCAAGggacaacaaacaaaaaagatgattttgttGCAGAGAAGCAGTAGAGGGGCTGTCGTTCTGAAGAATAAATCAGTGTTGTAGAGAAGCAGTAGCGTTGCAGATGATTTTGTTTGAAGCAGtagtaatagaaaataattaaaagggcCTTTGTTTgaagaataaatatattaagataaattGACTCTAATACCAAGTTGAAACAAGATTTGTGATAAGTAAGAGGCTTAATCTAATGAGTTAGCCACCTCtgctatttatataattaggGCAGTACATATGTTACAGTGTAGCATACTacacataataaaacaatacattaataatacaaatatttcCTATTCTAATACACTCCATAATAACCCctatctctttttattttttcaatattagctAAAGAGTTCAAAATGTTTACgtacaattttaaatttattaaatgatactgtgggctatttttttttcttttaatttttaaaagtgcCTAGGAATATATGTTATCATACAATTTGGTAATAGAAGAAAGTTTATAATCCCTTAAATtattctcttatatttttttattttttttatttaatattgatttttttattaaattttttaattcggATTGATCCCAATATGTCAGCATTCAAGTTGCCTTTAAATCCTTGATCTGggctcttttattttgtttatttgattattattttttttggaataattgtaaaaatattgttgccggtaaaattaataatgagaAATTTAGTCTTTTatgtttaattgagtttttggagataatttagttttataggaaaataataaaaagtatgatttatttttttatataattgggTTTGTtagtttagtattttttttattacattatatcttttcaaaaatattttcgtctttttttatttataaatttctattttttatttttttatttaatttatttttatttttataaatgtagttttattttgcaaataatGATCTTATTagtcaacataatttttttttacaagtatcATATGATTTAACAGAATTAGatagaagaaaataaacattaataGAATGCATAATTAATAGTTGGatagaatccaaaaaaaaattacatggaaaattccattaaaataaaaggatacaAGAGCAATcattaacctattttttttttatgttaaatacaTAGATACACGATttcttaaccaaaaaaatacatgaaataatTTCAATCCATTAAAAATAAGAGTAGAATTTAACCaatcatttatgaaattattatgcATTCTGGATGGGATGACAAGTTTCTAAAGAAATATGAGTCaggaatttttaaatttaacttaaaGACCGtacttaataataatgaatGATAAAGAATTCCTCAtggtttagatattttttttatattaaagaaaaaaattaattctactcGTAATAATACAGCAGGggaagtaaaatatatatatcctaaCTAATAACAACTTGTCCTACATAATTCCTTGGTATCAAGACCCCAACACAAAACAAGGAAGGAAAAGACAACGCAAGGAAATGAAACACTCCCAGTTGCTTGCTCGTGGCAACCATAAATTTACCAAAACATTAGGCAGACAGACATGtatttttctcattgttttttttttcttgtaaattcaATTACAACTTAGCACGATGGGTCAATTATTTGCATTATCTACACCTGTACTACTGTCAAGCTTTTATAGAAAAGTTGGTTCGATATTGTTATTTTCTCTGTGAGAGCAAAGATCAAGCTCCAAAAGGTGTCCTATGTTACATTTAGTCGACCTAGCTTAATCACTCGCAAAAGGCAGGCATGTCAATgttgaatattataaattattcaaattgGGGCATACGCATATGGGTGTGCAGTAAAGgattataattcaatttttgacATCATAGAATGGGATAAGTTGTGATCAACAAATGTCGTTTGAAACCCTCCCCATGAGTAAAACgacatcttcttcttctcattGTATTTGGCAAACATTTTCTTGGAAGTATTCATTTTGCATATTGAAGCATCAAATCGAGGGCCCCTCCAATATtgggatgaaaagaaaaattaaaatagttacAATGATATAAATCAAAGACTTTATGGGCTATCTAATCAAATCATAACAGAAAGATTGAATAATGCATTCGACAAACCTATTTGGTTCCTTATCATTTACACAAAGAAAGACATTTTTCAAGAGTATATGACCCGAACTAGGATTTTTACTTCTGCCAAGACTACTATTCTGATCAataatagaaacaaattaaaagggaaatatattaaaacattagtAAGTAATGGGTGCGATGCTGTTATGGCATGATTTCTAGCTAGCTAGTGAACGTAACCTAGACATTATGGACTTATCGCACCaaaggtgaaataaaaaaagatcttgCACTCACTTGAAATAGATCATTCTTGCTTTGAAGATAGCTCAATGATATCATGACTTCCCATCTCTTTAGTGAAGAGTCCTTAGGTTCAAAcccccctttaaaaaaaaaaaaaaaattaggttcaAATCTAGAATTCAACATACCTTAATTTTAGTAGAGATTTATAAATCTGTATGTTCTTTTGCTCTCCTCTACCTATATATATGTTGAACATCTGTTGTAGCatctatgtttatttttaattcaaactctatatttttttaatcgagATTATAATGTGATGTTTCTTTTCTAGAAAAGAGGATGTATGGGTattacaaaaagaagaagaagaagattctcGAGACCCTTGCGTGCAGCAAATAAATTACCGTCATTGTAATGGTGCTGTAGAAAGATTTATTTGACTGTTTGGTGTTTATAAGTTTGAATTGTCAAAACCTCAACTTCAttggattttttaatatctataaaataaaataaaaagatataaaggaTTTTTTCTTCATGGTCCCTTGAAACATCGTCATGTTTCTGCATTCCacttaaatatatattgagGAGGAGTCATTATGATTCAGTCTGCACTCGTGTCTTAtttttccatataaaaatatcatttgatgATCATAGTAAATTTATCCTAATATAGCAGAAACTctcatcataatatttttttatgttgcaactttatagaaaaataaatactttatatCACCTAAGTTAATTTCCATctcattaaaaatcaaattattgtgAGCATTTCAAATGGAATAAAACTATTACAAAGACACCAACTTTTAGAAAAaccatttattttatctaagaAATCCCAAAATTCAACATGAACCTTTAGATGGTCCTACAAATATTACAAATACATTGCAACTTGATATCATataatacaaagatttttttattgcaatcagATAGgggtttaaaaaaactaattcatttataatatttacattATCTAATCCAATCCAACTTATTAAAATcagataatttaaatattatatatgataatgggttaaaaaatctaaaaaataaatattataaattagttaATGGATCTagatttttaaaactcaatcaatCTGACTCGtatattttatatactttttgtGCTTtcatatttgataatttattaaatgagtatttgtttttattttattcaaaaatgtCTCGTCTTCCAAGTTTTTGATAATGAACctcttattaaaattatttaatataacaaaaaaaatttagttttttactagaaaaaaaaaagcaatatatctaaaatttaataatggtataagatataaaaattagaattaCTGTTCGAGGTATCATGACATATTAAGCCACAGCATAAGAAATATAGGACACCGAAATTTTTGCTTTGAGTGGAAAATGGTTCGGCCCCCTAACATATAGATTCCAAATTGAACCTTGGGAAGAGTGAAAAACCAAGAAATAATAGAATTACTCGTATAAATGTacgttttgtttctttctttatttatttttttaaaaaaaggcctTTTGATTTCATCCACAAATGGAATTTGGTACTGGCAGAGAGAGCTCACAATGGAAATGAAAGCACTTAGTCTAAGCAAGactttttagggttttatgCTCTCTTCATCACCCACACTTGAAAATGGTACAATTCATCACCTTTTATTCATAGTTATCAACTTCTTGATAGCAACCTTAGAACAACTGGCTCTCCATATGATGTGGTCCTCCTAATTATGCCAGTCTATACAGGTCATGCTCAGCtatagagagagaggggggggggggggagagagagagagagagacgatTATTGGATAAGTGGAGAAAACGGCAtgtataaatagaaagaaagaaagtacagtacaggggaggggaggggaggggaggggaggagAAATGAAAGCCTGATAAAagagttttatattaaataggACCATTACCATTTCCAAATAAGATGACATGTGGGGTTTTGTATTTATGGCAAGATGTGATTGGCTAGGGTATCCTTAAGATAGTTTTAAGCACAGCAGTGGATAACATAGTACAAAGCACCAGCAAAACCCTTCCTTGACAACGTGCTTGTGATGGAGATGGTTGTATGAATTATGAAAGAGAGAgtatgctttctttttttattataattataattataattattatagaaGAAATTATAAGATTTGAGGTTTTTATTGTACATACattgtttcttcttttacaTTTCACTGCTCACATCATtgccactttttttttccttgtatgcCTTAAATGTTTTCCACTTTACATATACTCGtatcattaaacttttttttttcaaatttatcagtgtaaattatattgaaatcgTTCTACATGTTAGgatctatttttaattatatgctcTTACGTGTCCCATATGCCATTCgatattttgatgttaaattaaaaaataaattaataaaattaagttttaacctgttcttaaataaaaaattaaaagaataaggattaaattgatattttaaaaaatagaacccCTTCCAACTTATACTATTAACAAAAGGCATGAAAAAGTTCATCTAGGTCcctcatgttttaattttttcatattcgATCTCTGTTTTTTAGGATTTTGATATTTGATCCATAAGTTTTTCTCTCATTTCAGTCAACCTTGGATgtttacaaaagagagagaaagtcattgacaaaataaaaagagatagAAAGCTCTTGAATGACTAAATTTCAACTACAAATAGTTATAATTATTATGTTATTGGATTCATCTTTAAAATGGAGCTCGATAAGGGTGTTTCTACCATCAATAATGCTTGACAAGATAGATTAAGActcaaaaagatttttaatttggtttaattttgagttttttttatcaaatgaaaatgTGTTGTGTGGTTAAGAATGAGTTTTAGAAGTCCacataatgttttttcatgtttttttttgtttaaaaagggTTGGAATTTAGGATTTTAGAgtttaaaaacttgaattttgatttttcaatcacTAGAGCCACAActagcaattaaaaaacaaaaacacattgtAGGTGGATGACACATTGTTTGTGCTATATATAGGTAAATGAATTGTTATCCatcgttttttaaaaattaaaaaaaaaaaaacagaatgaaTAGGTCGATCTTTCCAGCCCAAGTgcctagcttttttttttcaatggcacctttttttatattttataatataattcactttaaataagtttattataatatatttaaataattatctaattatgtcatagttttgaaataatattagatatctttatggtaatattaatctaatatgtttaatttcttaaaaactttcatatattttttattgaatttactaTTCATATATTTGTGTATAAAGTATCAATTATgacttttaattgaaattttcttttaagattatgatgaattttagtttaaaaaacaatacttctcataaaaaaaatacatgttttgtataataataataataaaaaggaagcTTTGATGAAAGAGATACATCTTTTCCttcttatttcaaaacaatagaatttttttgaatttctattttaaCCACCTTCATTTTGTATTCAATAAACTAtactactaataaaaaatatttttttaactaagaaaaaacattaataagaaaatagaattttgttttttcaaaatctaaattattgTTTATCTTATGCATATCCATATTTATTGCcatataatgaaaaattacaTGTATCACAAATCAGATATTTACATGTACATCTATTCATTGattcttataataaaaatcaggttatcatattattatttaatctgtgttaatatttttgaaaatttattaatttatatatttttaaattcatttaattaaaaataaatataatctttttaatttttatttaaatttttaataatattaaaaaatatatccacaACAACAATATGTTCATTtatattgtaaattaatttaggatttttttcgCAAGGCAACGCGGGATGCACATAATAGTTAGCTCCTAAACCAATAAGTACGCGTGGGTTTGGAAAGAACCCAACAAGCAACATTCTCGCATAGACTTAGACTTGATAGAAAGACACGAGTGAGTGTGTGTGATGGCCTGATGGGGTTTCCCTTTTAAATGAAAGCGACATGTATGTCCTGTATACATTCACAGTCAAAGCAAGCATCGGCTCTAATGACAGGCTCACAATAATACGCCCTTTGAGTTGAGGAAATAAGTATCCTTCCATTCTAGGGTTAGACACAGCTAGCCACGTGGaagattaaaaatgaaatacaaCTACTATGAACCATAAGAATCTTGTCCTGTGACAGACAACCAACACTCCCACaagcacacacacacacaaactccTTGGTCTGTTGAAAGAAGAGGGAGTTCAATGTTCAAGTCTCATCTCACCTGCTAGCAACCACGTGAAGTGGCACCAATACTAGGTGTTTCCTGTCCACTCCCTTCCCACAACATTGcctgttttctttctctctttccctTTCATGCTTTTAAGCCCAAAAAAAACACCAACtttttaaacaaaagaaaaaaaatgattttaaagaaaaagatggtTCTTTGTCTCCCATAAATCCCCTCTCCTGGGATGCCTTAACTCCCACGATCATCATTCAAATCCCCACCTAGATCCCcacccccctccccctccccctatCTCCCATTCTTACATCCCCCCCACCCTCATGGACATGTAGTACTTGTGCTGTGATGTCTTTCTCACGCTTAGTCGGAAGGTAAATGGATTTCCCCTGTCTTTCTCTATCCTAAACTCACCAAACATAATTGTTATAAAACAAGCATACACACACGATTAAACAGTGGCAACAGCTGTCTTTctcaagctagctagctaggtgcTCACTGAGAGAGGGGGAAAGGGAAAAAGAGATAAGGAAACAGTAACAAATTGCTGTCTTTCTCACTTATAATTTCCATTGTTTGCAGATAAAGTGAATTTGAAAAGGATGGACTTGAACTAGAGAAGTGGAGAACTCTTTCCACAGGAGGCAGTTTAGGCAAGAGTACATTGGTGCACATGTCATTCTCAAGCTACTAGTCCACCGGGTAGCTCTACGGCGGATAGGTGTTTTTTGGTGCAATTACAAAGCTCAAATGTTTCCATTAAGCAACAATGGCAATGACCCCATGTCCTATAATGACCAACAAGCTTATAACATGCCCTTTTTCAGTGATATCATTTCCAATTCCAAACAATATGTGCCTCCTCCTTTATCTTTTTGCCACTTGCCCTCTCCTTTTTTTGCTTATGATCAGCTAGAATTAGAAGACCATTCTATTTTTCTCCAGCAAAACTATGACCTTTTACTTCACCAGCAACCCTTGAGAACTGCAGCTACCAGTACTACTCCCTCTCAGAGTACTGTTGTTAATAACATGGTGGATTACAACAAAAATGACGTTATTGAGATAACGGAAATCTGCAACAAGCAATCCAACAGCAGCACTGATCAGATCCCAGGAAAGAGATCTTCTAAGAAAGATCGACACAGCAAGATTAACACGGCTCAAGGACCAAGAGATCGGAGGATGAGATTGTCGCTAAAGGTTGCCAGAGAGTTCTTTGATCTGCAAGACAAGCTACGCTTTGATAAAGCAAGCAAGACTGTAGAATGGTTACTCACACAGGCAAGAACTGAAATCAAGAAACTATCTAGTGGCTTCCCCGTTATGAATTATAGCTGCAGTGTTGGCACCAAGAGTGCATCTTCTACTTCTGAGTGTGAAGTGCTGTCCGAAATCCATATTGACTCTACCCTTAAAGTGAGCAGTGTTTCTAAGGGTAAATCCTCACTATGTgtcaagaaagagagaaggactAGTAGAGCTTCATCATCACGTAAAGCTCCATTAAACCCTTTTGCAAAGGAATCAAGGGAGAGGGCAAGGGAGAGGGCAAGGGAGAGAACGAAAGAAAAGTTGCGGAGTCGAAGTCGAAGCCTCGATGAATCGAAGCTTTGTGAATTAGAAGCAGTGAACGATGAATTCAATCAATTTGCAGGTTGTTGGAGTCCATTCGAAACAGGTGATCAAGAATCTGGTACTCACAATATCAATCCTTCCTTAGAAGTCCAACTGGCTGAAGCTGAAGTGCCGTTCTAtcaagagcaagagcaagagcaATTAGATACTCGTGAGGGGATGATTGATGAAACCTTGGTGAATATGGGCAAGTGGAGTCCCTCTCTTCCCAATCATCCACACAAAAATGGAATTCCTCAAGAGGTAAGCTCCAAAAGggaaatttctttattttccaagATGTTAGGTTTGATTTTGCTTAATTACTCTATTGAAATTAGTTGATACACCTGTTATTCAGATTTctgaccatatatatatatacatatatatacatatatatatatatataattggttGCAGAATCAATTCACAGACTTTCAATATCCTTTGTacaaaacatgggatcatgagGCCTACAACATTGACGGTATGTGCTAGCATGAATATTCATCTTTCTCACCCTTGATGTGTCAAGTACTGGACAAAGATTTGAAGAATACTATGTATGGCTTGTCTATCTGTTTGGAGTGTAACATAAAAGTTGTATCTTTTCATCATGAGATTTTCTTGTGAagtgttttttcaatgattgttaactagttaattttttttttttaatgaaatcaagtGTTGTGTGTTTCTTGTCTTAGCTTCATATAGTAAGCATATAACTCATGGGATATATTCTTTGAAACTGCAAGAGAGAGcttcatatatattaaaaaatcacagatttttCTGTCCTTTTATATTCCTCTAGGGTTAGCTCTCTACTATTTATCTCTTAATATGCAATTCTTAGGCTCTGCAGAACTTCCTAGGTCCAGTTAGCCCACTTGATTggatcaggaaaaaaaaaaacacaaaaaaacttaAGGAAAAATGATTGAATAGACGAAAGGGTCATTCACTGTCCACTTTCAAGTGTATCAGGTGCCCATACAGAAATTTCAACGCATGTATCTATGATCTCATATATCTTTAATTAGTTGAAACGAAAGGGTTGCAAGTTCAACCGTTGATAAATTTGTTGCGTGCAAGCAGTGGATTTGAACTCTTTTGTAACTTACAGGCTTGAATTGAGCCTGTGCTGgaacattaaaattaataaactattGAATTTCAATACTAATGTTCTGTTATTCTTAAATTTCAGAATAATTAAGTTTTGTAATCCATAGCAATAGAAATTATGATTGGTTTCTACCAGATTTTGATAGGCTAGTTCCCTGAGATACTTTCTTATACTATTAGTGGAATCAAGGAGATGCGATGAAGGAAAATTTCAATTCAAGAGTTCATATTCTTTATTTCGTGGTTGTCAATATGAACAgaacttttcttcttttaatcacacgcgcatatatatatatggtaccAAAATTGATGAGAGCTAACAGAAAATGTTGATTTATACATGAATCATTCACTTGGAAATTTACTTTCAAGACACCGTATAGTAAGTAATAATGTATATTCTACTTGCAAATTCCTTTATGCTCACTTGTTTTCAGGCAAAATGATTTAAGATTTGTAGTGACTATGGGAACAATTCACTTTTGTAGTACATGAGCTAATATATTGTACGTATGTGATCACAAATACTTGGCGAATGAACaattacatgaaaataaacGATCtccaaaaatatttcatcaccGTTTTGTGGAAAGATTTAATCACAAGCAACGCAGATGATCTAGCGAAAATTTAAGTTGAATTGGTAACAATTTAACCTACAGTTTAGATAAAAGGAACTTTACATATGTGGAATGCACATCCAATAACGTTATGAATAAGATTCtgaaaaaagggttttttttttcttttgctataaAGAAGAGGTTCGAATCAGAAActtattgaaaaaagaaatgttaatagtaattaaaaaaatactaacaaaaGTTACCAACGTGGAAAACTTCCAAGAGGTTATGATATTTGTTTCATGTCCTTATCTTATCCTTCGAAGGGTTAATTTCTACTAGCTGTAAATACTTGTGGGAATATATAGCATCTCGGTGTCCACATGATTTTCTCTAATGAATTGCTACCAAATTAAAAGAGTTAATTATCCGtgcaatatttatatatttttaatgattatacTGTCTGCTACAAAACATCCTTCAAATTAAGGCCTGCtacaaaagaaattcaattggattttaattaaaattccatAAACTAACTAAATTACCTCTATTCAGATGAAAAAGTACGTACCATCAAGAATAAACAGTATACACCCAGACTTGTTCCAACGAACCAAAAACCAAATATCCAGAATTTAAAAGATTCTAGATTTATTGgcaacaaaatgaaaagaaagaaccaACCCAATCAACTAAGAACTCGTGCTTCagtggaatttaaaaaaaaaaaaacaattagagagTTACCTCTGGTTAGATAGAGAGAAGAATCTTCTGTGGAACTTGTAAAACAAGGATTCATATTTTCTTAGAGACAAGTTTAAGGTAATACCTCTAGTTAGATCGATAGAGATCGATGAATATATACATAATAAGAGGAATCCTTTTTATAATAAAGTGTGTTGAAAGTAATTAACTCAATTTGAGAATgtaaataagaaaacataatCCCTTTAATTAAAAAGCCCTTGAATTGCAGTTAGACAGCATATAATTCCACTAGGATACTAATTTAGCAAGTTGTTTCAGCATTAAAATGCTAGCAGTACTGTTTGAAAGTCAAGTCATGAATTTACTTAGGATACTAATTTCAATACttcatgaaaatataaagtTAATTGTAACATAACTAGCTAGCATATATggaattataatattatacttGTAACAATTTTCCCTTCAAGAACTTGAATTAAAGATAGACTCTAAACTCTATATTAATGACTTTCTTTGGCAGCACGCGGCcctttcattcttcttcttcttcttcttcttctttttcttcttcttcttttatttcataaCTAGCATCTATctagatttgatttattttttactattttttagaGGATCATGGATATTGAGTTGTGCCCTTTTAGAATAAAATGTAAGTTATGGTGGTTGTCTCTTCTTGATGGTTGGAAAAGATTGATTATGTTTGATCATTTTGGATGGTTAAATCTTATATTATTAAGACCGGTCGGTGACGAAGTGGTGCAACTCGTTTCTATTGATTTACAATAGTTTAAGCTCAATTATGCatgtattttgtaaaataaaatacccTTGTTGGAAAATCCTAGTCAAGAAGAAGTCTTAGTAaacttttgattaaaaaaatataatggtaTTTACAGTCACTTTTTTTATGAATGggatcataattattatttaattatgatctcattcaagaaaagaaaaataaaacctatCTTATTTTGTTATTCTTGATCCATTTAGTAAAAGTGAAATTGAATTAGTAAAAGATTCCTTGTGTCACCGGGGTACGTACggttttatatagttatttcaAGGGATTGTGTAATTATTGTAGTGCCTTCaagttaatgaaataataagatGGTATTTAATAACTCTATTTAGCAATTCATTTGTTATGAAATAAATCGTACTGTATATTCTTCTATGGAAGTAACAACATGTATACTTCTCGAGTCATATATAATTGAACAACAATTAATGTTAGTAACTAACATGATTATGGGATAATTAGTTAAGTTGGTTGGTaagaagataaattaattattataattcagtaaaaataaaatatttaataatttgtaattTGGAGGCATTATAATGTAATAGAATAACAGTAACAAGCTCCGTGTGTCGCCTTATATTCACTCACAACCAGTCctccataattaatttagcaaaGATTACTTAACTCTCGTAAAAGGAGAGATTAAACCTCCGAATTGAGCACGTAAAATGtttgaaatatatatgattagtatgatttataaaaacatcaaaataaaaatgtgaagAACTGACCTCCCTTAATTATGGTGTGCGGAATGAAGTTTTATCTTCCAATCAAGCATCAcgaccaaaaaaaatcattgcctAGGCCCACCATCTTCAAGTTATATTGGGTGGCATGTGGAATGGGAAGGAAATAGTCATGATAGCATTGCCCGGTTGATAACTCTAGCCCAGGCATCCATTTAACCTTTCggtccttttcttttggtgGTTCACCGAGACATACGTACAGACACATGTGGCAACCAGTGTCAATCATCCTCATAACATACCAGGCAAATAAGAGAGTGCTATCTCGCATTATGCACCACATATCTTCGGTAGGTGACTGCGTCAATGGCGTGTGCGCCTTGGGCAAGTTTGGATAAGATAATACTTAGAGGGAGAAAAAAGTACAATCAAtccaattgtttttatatatcaacTAGT contains:
- the LOC133675189 gene encoding transcription factor TCP12-like translates to MFPLSNNGNDPMSYNDQQAYNMPFFSDIISNSKQYVPPPLSFCHLPSPFFAYDQLELEDHSIFLQQNYDLLLHQQPLRTAATSTTPSQSTVVNNMVDYNKNDVIEITEICNKQSNSSTDQIPGKRSSKKDRHSKINTAQGPRDRRMRLSLKVAREFFDLQDKLRFDKASKTVEWLLTQARTEIKKLSSGFPVMNYSCSVGTKSASSTSECEVLSEIHIDSTLKVSSVSKGKSSLCVKKERRTSRASSSRKAPLNPFAKESRERARERARERTKEKLRSRSRSLDESKLCELEAVNDEFNQFAGCWSPFETGDQESGTHNINPSLEVQLAEAEVPFYQEQEQEQLDTREGMIDETLVNMGKWSPSLPNHPHKNGIPQENQFTDFQYPLYKTWDHEAYNIDGMC